tggTTGTTGTCTCAGTAATAAGCAgcagcatgtacacacacacacacacacacacacacacacccttcatgCTGGTGCATTTGTCCACTTTAAAAGTGTGAATATGCTGATGAGTGGACAAGTGTTGAACTATCTTTACACCATCAGTAGACAAAACCACAGTCATCACAgtggtttgtttttcctgtattttagcAGGCAAAGCAGCGTGTCTTTGCACAGTTATCTGCTCACAAGGCTCATAATACCACCTCTCAGCGTCATCAGaggaaagacttttttttttttttgctaatgcaACAGTGAAGTCAGGAAGCCTCATGTATGTTGTCAGAGTTACTGCTGTGAAGGAGTTTGTCACACAGCCTTTGCCAAAAGATGATCATCTGACAGCTGAGGCTGATGGACTGAGCAGAGGAAACAACTGCCTCCTCCTGCAAGGCaggaacttgtttttgtttgttttttgttttttgttacagtGTGTGACTTCTCCGAGCAGAAGCCACACAGCTcctggacagacagagaagctgTCGAGTCTGAGCGATGGAGGGAGAGCTTAATTACGCTTCCATTGTTTTCAAAGCTAACAAGCCCTCCGCATACAAAGGTAAGAgtaattttttgacatttggcaGATCACAAAGAGAGAGTCCACTCTTGATATGGATCAAATGTCTTCCTTTATGCATTTGCAATAGAGTATTTTCTTATTATTGTCTCCCTCTCAGCTAAACGTGAGGAGGAAACCGTGTATGATGACGTGAAGGTTCAGGGCAACACAGCAGAtctaaatacagacacacaaggtGAGTTCATATAAAGGAATTTATTCAATAATTGGAATTCCTTCTTTTTATCCAAATggaataataatattactactactattactgcaagTACAACTACTGTTGCTACTTCCccaactactactgctgctattattaCTGTTTCTGGTAGTTATGCTACTGCAGCTAccacttctactgctactactgctgctcttACTACAGTTGTACTAATGCTCCTACTACTgttacaagtactactactgttattgtTAGTATTTTTCAAGATGCAAAGAGTTTTTCTTTCACAATCTACAAGGTGAACCCAAAAGCTGGACGGAGAAAAACTAGTGACACGACCACGGCCAGGACATTTTCAGGCTCGTAGAGAGCAGCTGGCCATCAAAGTCAGAGACAGGctcttttcattgtctgttcaGCTGATGATGTTGGGTGCCCAGTTCTACTTttgtttattgcaaacaaaccacaaatatgaaacacatcacttcctgagTAGCAGAGGGGGCGATCACACCCTGAGCGCTGAGAACAGGCAGTGGAAAAGCTTTAtgatcagtgtcagtgttaggaaGGTCACTTTTGAAATGTACCAGGTTGCAGATTACTGGTTACCCTCGTAAGAATGTAACATGACTATTTTAATGACTTCATCAAAGTAATGcagggcggcacggtggtgcagtggttagcactgtcacctcccagtgagaaggtcctgggttcgattcccacccaaggtcctttctgtgtggagtttgcatgttctccccgtgtctgcgtgagTTTCCTCcaggcactccggtttcctcctgccatccaaagacatgcaggtaaggtgaattggagaagctaaattgcccctaggtgtgattgtgtgtgtgaatgtcagtgtttgtctgtctgccctgcgatggactggcggcCTGTCcggggtgtttccttgccttcgccctatgtgcgcagggataggctccagcaacctccccgtgaccctagtgaggataacaTTAAATACTTTTCTAACGAATGGTTTCAACTGGGCAATAAAGTTGTAGTAGCACTGAGAGCTCAGTGCACTGcaactaaagaaaacaaattcagatacagaagaaaaaaacacaagcaaattaagaaacttcatcttcttcatcttcccTTCCTGCTGCTGATCTGGGACCGGGTCGCtctggcagcaggctgaggaggtcagcccagaCAGTCTTTTCTGGGGCctcatccaccagctcctcctgggatCCAAAGGGGTTCCCAGGACAGTCGGGACACATAACTGACATACATAACTTTGATTGGCAGACGAGAGGCGGGGCAAATACAAgcaggagaaccaatcaaaaacaagtCTGTCATACAgtcaaatgaatggagcctgtctAGACGTAGAAACAGCTCCAGCCCTTGATGGCGTTGCACTGGAATTTGTACTAACGGCTGTCCAGACATTCTTGCATAGCAAAAAGATGCAAAGTAAGAGAGTGAAAATTATTCTTGTTATTTCTGTTCACCGATGTTTGCCATTAACAGAATTTTTAGGCGAGAAGCCAGTGAGAGGACGTCACGGTGTTCAGCTGGTGGCGTGCTGTTTGGGGATTCTTTGTGTTGTCTTGGTCACGGCCATCGTAACACTCTGTCTCTACTGTAAGAACACACACGATAAAATAAACTGCCGTTCTCTGATGTTTAAGCTAACTCATTTGGAGGTAGAGCctaatggaaaaagtgttattaaatttttttttttcctatcaccAGTAATGCCCATGTGCAAGTAGTCTAGTTTGTCCCAAAGTATTTTATTCACAGCACTAGTTATTGATTTTAATGGGgtctattatatatatatttttctatgaCTGTACAGTGCACACAATAGGCTGCAGAAGTCATTTAGTTACTTGGATTTTCAAGACGTACAGGTCAAAAACAGTCTACGGGGGAAAGAATACGGTTTTCCCTCCACTCCTTCAAACCAATTCTTGATTTCTAGATCTTTGTTTGTCCtttatgaatatatatttaaaagtgGAACATGATTGGTGtatttttgagttatttttcagatttaGAAAACGTTAAAGTTACTCAAGGCAGTGGTGGGTCTCTGAGTTAATTTTAAGAGAGATTTAATAAGAAAAGCCAAACTTCCAGGAGGTTACGTGAACCTGCAGTAAACTAAATTAGATCAGGTGTTTTGATGTTTCATGAGCATTAACAGTGACTGACAAAGTAAACCAATGTTAGActttattttgctgattttgaTGTTGCAGTTCCTGCAGCAAGAAATGACAGTGATGCAAAGGTGGTGCAAAAGTTGAAAGAAAACAACCTGACCAGCATCATCAACAACCTCAGCTCAACAATaatgaacttaaaaaataacatcagtAATCAGACGGCCCTCATTGGTGacctgagacaaaacaacagcatcctgacttcagaaagtcagcagctgcagatggagaagagcgccttagagagacaagtggagaagctgaggagagagaggactgagctCAGCTTGACTCGGACTCAGAGGATCCTTGAAGACTCCTGCCCCAAAACAGGAGACAAGGAGGGTAATCTGAAAACCACTTCAGCATGGTCACAACAATGATATCATGATTGTGGTGATAAtactgaaatcacaaatcagtAATCGTGTTTTTTGATTtgtctctcatttctctcagaGAGACGGCATAATCCTTGTCAGGAAGGCTGGCTCCTCTCCCCGTCCAATTCTAGCTGTTATCTGGTTATAACAACAAATAATTTCAATGAATGGAAAACCTGGgaagaagctggagaagactgcaggcagaggaatgcagattTGGTTGTGATAGAAAATCAACAGGAGCAGGTAAAGGGAACAAGACAGGAACAAAGAGGAGTGTCGATGTCACAAACTGAGTTTGAAACAGTAACAAAGGGTTCCAAAAGTCACAATGTGTCCATTTGAATGTGGTACTGAAACATCTCTGATTATTCACCAGGAATTCATCCAGGAAATCGGTGATGGGCCCAGTGACAGTACTTTGTACAGCTACTGGATTGGCTTGAGAAGAACAAGTGGGGTCTGGAAGTGGGTCGATGGAAGTGATCTGACTGAAAagtaagacacatttctaaacaccatgagtcataaaatctgtcaacagttttctaACCATCATGTTCTTCCATCAGCTACTGGATATACCAACCTTTAGACGACACGGACTGTGCAGTTTCTGTCCAGTGGAGCTCACCTAAGGGATGGATAGATGAGAAATGTGCTGACAAAAACCAATGGATCTGTGAAATGAAGGCTTTGTCTGTTTAGACATTGCTGAGTTTGTTGTGATTATTGAATCCACCTGTAGCGAAATCAGCTGGATTGCTCATACTCATGAGCAGAACATGGAgaatttcagttaaaattgCTTGGTTTTCTTTGTATAATCATTTACTGTAAAAGAGTATTTTATTGCAGAGCTGTACTTGAAATACTGTCATTCACATAATTTCTAACACAAGCGGCATCAACATTGTTTGAAGCAGTTTGTATTCTAAtgacaatgtttattttgtttatttagtgatgaagtgtcttttcctgtgatcacatcactgttaCCATGTTAATGTAATCTGTAACCTCCCAACCTGATCACTGTGTTCAACATCTCTCCAAGTAAACCTGCTACATTCTTAACTATATtctatgtgtgcatgagtttatttagttgattttttttttagtgaagaagtgtcttttcctgtgatcatatcactgttaccatgttaaaatgtattattattaacctttatttaaccaggtaagtcccattgagattaaaaatctctttttcaagagagaCCAAGTTACAGAGTCATGACAGAAAGagttaaaatcacaaaacaatacaatgacaCAACAGTACAACCAAGTcaaaagaggaataaaacagAGCTTTCTGGGAAACTAATATAAACACTGATGTGCTAAAAACAACGACATTCAATCGACCTCAATTCACGATCTCtcattattgatttaaaaacattcattgaCACCAAGTCCTTTAGTTTCAGTTCACTCTGCAACAAATGCCACGTCGAGGGAGCAGAATAACTGAAAGCCCTCTTCCCAATTTCAGTCCGGACATTTGgttcagagagcagagagaattCCTGCGAACGCAGAGAGTACAATCCAGTGctttttctgtgtaatgagaTCAGATAGATAGGGCGGAAGCAGCTCAAGAATAgtcttataaataaaaatataccaaTGTGTGAACCTACGGATCGCCAGAGCAGGCCAACCTACCCGAGCGTATAATTCACAGTGGTGAGTCAGAGCTTTACAGTTTGTAATGAACTTCAAGGATGCATGGTACACTGTGTCAACCATATGAAGACACTGACCAGAGgcatacatatataaaacatCACCATAATCCAACACAGgtaaatatagatagatatctatatagatagatagatagatagatagacagatagatagatatatatatacatatcaaCAGTGTCTCTGTGAATTGATCATTCACTGACTGGGTTAGTTGCTCGGGACGTATGTGCCATACAAACTAATTCGCTGTTGCAAAAAGGGTAGCCTAGATATTCAGCAGTGTCTCAGCACTGAATAACAGACAATTGGTAACCTAATGGTGATAACAAGATTGCCTGGCTCTGGAAACCTAACGGTGATAACTGAAACAGTATTCTTGCTGATTGGACCAGTTGCTCGGAACGTATGTGTCATACAAACTGGTTGGCTGCTGAAGGGGAATAGAAAATGGGAAGTAACTGTTGTAAATCAGAACCTGAAATCAGCGGGGATGCaaaaatatgcaacaaaaagatccaaagaacacaaaaaatctaaaaatatagaGGAAAAAGTTTGGATTTACCAGCAAACTAGCACCAGAAACATGTTCAAAACTCGTGAAAGACACAAAAGGTTGGACAGGGGAATAGAAAGCTAAATGATAAATATGGCCTGCCCCAGGCTAGAGAATGGTTAACAGAAGCTAATAGAagaaaaaagggtaaaaaaaaaaagaaaacagaaaccctAGTTTTAGAAGACCAAATAAAGACTGACAGTAGTTAGTTACAGAGTTATAAAACtctaaatttatttatgtatttactgatttattattttggtttattatatttattattcagttgatcttgtggaaaaaacaacaacagcatcactgacaaatagatgaaGCATTACGACAATGAAACATAAAGTAGCGCAAAAGAGCAGCAAGCAGAGATGAAGGATACTATGTATGTGGAAAGCAAGGACATTGGGCCAGAGActgcagacagaagaaaagTAGGCAACAGGAAAAGAAGATGCATGATGAGTTAGAGCAGGTGCAACAGAGGTTGAAGGGTAAGAGGAAGTTGAAAAGAGACCTGAGGAAGAGAAAATGTTAAACTTAGCTGCAGTAGAGCTCATGTTGCTAAATGAAGAgcaactagagttctcatcgggcctgaaaattaagacccgacccgacccgggccggactgggccagcccgaggcccgacccgacccgactaattagccgaactttaggcccgacagcccgataaagcccgaaaaaaaaaaaaaaaatcgccaaattcgccattatttagcagagccggtcggccgcggcaccggggcaccatcagtcggtatcaggcgggccggccgccgcactggccagcatcaggcagctcacctgtcagatccagcagacctgacgggtgggcgcggtatcggacggtgccgcggccggcccgcctgataccgactgatagtgccgcggctggcccgcctgatgccgactgatggtgccgcggcatgtgcgggtcaataccggggcaccatcagtcggtatcaggcagGCCGGCCGCCGcactggccagcatcaggcagctcacctgtcagatccagcagacctgacgggtgggcgcggtatcggacggtgccgcggccggcccgccttaTGCCGACTGATagtgccgcggctggcccgcctgatgccgactgatggtgccgcggcatgtgcgggtcaatacggtagtctagaaaactggagattttttttttttttctcgtgcgcccccaagtagaatgccagcacagcgggatactgctgcaactctctctcacttgtttgcgctgcgctcgcacagctggttgtctgtctgtcactgaaagtttagcctccaaatccaatccagtccctcactctctccaccagtcacataaaaatgaaacgtcatgatcaataacagaacatataattctatttttttattaaaaaaaaaaaaaatcccccacagaacccgaagcccgacccgacccgcccaattcacggaaattttaggcccgaccgggtcgggttcgggcagaatatgagaactctaagaGCAACCagaaattcagattcagataacTTCATTTATCCCATACAGGCAATTCAGTTGACAGCTTCGAGTTCAATAAATGAAAGCACAACAAATCCAACAATCATTCATTCGACATACGACTCTTAACACCTCCGAAGTCCGTggccttcggaggacccggacttcggaggacccggacttcagACGACGCGTCCTCCCCAtcaaccaaatgggacggtctagccttcagAGTATTTCCTGGTCGCGTAACCGCCGTTCCCATGACGACAAACTCCGGAGACAAAAATataactctctctttctgtcagacaagacagaacagtaagaaagaaagagagaatcaacacaggagagaggaagaaagaaagaaagaaagaaggaatcGATCCGGAGGTAATTGAGTGTCCGGTCACTCCGTCAGTTAAATTTTttccactgagcagcagcacgcaaagcatcttgggatacgggatCCCACAAAGGATAGTCATggtgcatcctccgaatcgactaccaacggctgaaaaggaggccgcatttgaagtgtgaatttgaaggatccttcgactttggatgaattgggacaggccttcgcgcagtgttgtgacgtaactggccttcaaatgcagacttcgaaggatgcagagcctgaattgggacacagctatagTGTAGCTGTCTGTAGCTACTAACTAGCTAGCAAACAGAAAACTACAGGAAGTCCAGACCGTAATCTTGCGTTATAGCCAACCGACTTCAAATGTTTATTCCCTGCCTCTTTAGGGCTCCCTCACAGCTAAGCAGCCGGCACTGTTCTtgctaaaataattttaaaattgtttggcatgcatatttgtaattaattcactccTATCAAGTTTTTCAACAGACTAATttaagtctctctccctcactcactccttTCCCATTCACGTGAACATGAACAGTGCGTTCCTTGGTTGGTCAGGTTTAGGCAAGACGAGTTTGATTGGTTAAAGTAATATCAGGTAAGCCAATAAGATGCAGAATAGCCTGGGAGTCATCACAGAGATTTAacgtaaagagagagagagagagagagagatttaacttaaagagacagtagGTCCAGCTGATGATCAGGGCGGGCCCAGCTGCTGATCAGGGCGGGCCCAGCTGAAGATCAGGGCGGGCACAGCCCCGTAAAGCCCGCCCTTGAACACAGGTCTGCTTTtagtgctgtggctgctgttggcctgcagctccagcagcggctggtgcagtgtgagctgaaggtttgctgtggctctgctttttgttttggtgagtGGTTTTCTGTTGGGGCGGTGGGGGTGTTTTCTCAGGTTTGGTTTTAGCACAGCGTACTTCCTGTGCATTGGCCTGACTGGAGCGCTGCACCACTGCAACAAGAGCTTTCCTTTTTTAACTGTTAAAAATTTATGCTTTGACCCTGATTGTAATAAATCAGTTGTTTGCGGCATTTTGACCCACACTGGCTGCCCGTAGAATAACTTTTACAATGGCTACTTCACATATATTATAAGCCtatactcagtggccacttgatcagctccacctgtccagtctaatgcagttcagtgcaacagttctgccataaattctaccttttaataaagtttataatgttcagtttgtgttgaccttgtggagaatgtgtcagttttacTCTGTGTTAATTGTTGAgcttgtagtttgcagaggtcttgtactggactacattacattgagaggtgtttctattttgttGTCCTCCCTGTTCATATACATCAGGGGGACAGAAGAGTAGAAACTCATCTCAATAAACTgaagtccagtccaacagcaccaCTATGAACTCAATGccagaattgaatgaacacctctattactgtgacttttactgtgtgtattatattacatttccatatggGACATTTTAATACAAATAGCTGGCATTATACCATatagagagggatattatagtGTATGGAGAGGGGTATTATAGCAGGGCTGCAGTGGATAAAGCCTCATTatgaagacaaacacacatttgagcGTTGAGTGGCATGGCTCTACAGAGATGTGGAgaaaaagtgatgtggtcagGCGAGTCGTCCTTCACCATATTCTGGACACATGGGCGAGTCCACCCAGAGACCACTAAGGGCCTGAGGGGTGCATTTTCCACTTGTCCCCTCAGAGGGAAGGCTCACTCCAAATCAATAGGAAGTTATTCTGATTCGGTGATATTCGGTGTGTCATGGAATTATTTATTGCTCAGTGTTGGTTAACTCAAAGGATGTGGGGAAAGTCCCCCCCTTTACACCTTCTGGTCACATATCATTACATGTCATTTGTCTTGGTTAAACTCTGACTGGTTAGGACTGTCGCCGAGCAGAAAACAAGGCCTTCCTGTCTCCTCATCAGTTCATTAGATACAAAGTGTGATGAGTTCAAAGAAACACCTCAACTCAGCCGTGAGGACAGTGCAGCCTGGgagtgtttctgtttcctgcacaccaacacacacacacacatacacacacacacacacacacacacacacacacacacacacacacacacagacacacactgaactgcGCACTGGCACAAGCTCGCattacaaaatgtaaacacagaaTGTGCATGAATATAGAATAAAAGTGGGgtcatgattttaatgatacacATAAGCAGATATGTCATTTTTAAGGATGAGAGCATAATTTCCCTCTGAGTTCGCTCCATTTTTGGGCATTGAAGAGCATTGAAGCTGCTCGGGAGGCTCCAGGTGGCCACCTACCTGGCTTTATGTCAGACGTGTTATGTTGGTTTTTCCCTGAATTTGTCATGAAAAAAGGGACATGCTTGAATTCACAGCAAGAGTCACACAAACAAGGCTTAACAACTTCAGAGAAATGTTGGAAATGTGCACACCTGCTTCACCTAAATAAGACAAGTCATAAGTCAAAACCTCAAAGCAGAACTGTAAAATAACTGAGCAGTTTCtgtgaaaaataacacactggCACACTCTCAACATAAAGAATTAACTTGCAAGCCTCCTATCAGACTGTTGGCGATCCCTCTGATGTGAGCAGGATGAACAGAAAACCAAATGCGCAGGCcgttcttttcaaaaatcctaatgtttatctgtctgcaggTAAGACGCTCTCTACACCTAATCTGCACAAGTTCTCATCTTGAACACAAAACCAGATGATTTACCACTAATCTGACTGATTGTGTGATTCAAACGTTTCTGTGTTTTAATAATTAAGTTACCAAAGTACAACAAATACTATCACCATAATTATTTGATTATGTTGCTGGTGTATTTTCCCTGTACATTGTTCTGATGTTCTGTTTTTTACCATGTTTGTCAGGGACAATTGAGGAAGGGGAGGACTCTGTTCATGCAGTGGAACgcactgctgacaaaaatccaaactttTCAGGTAAAATTTGAAATCCACATGATTGTGGTCATGTGATTATGATGCTATAAAAAGATGACATTTGGGGTAAAGGTAAAAGTTGAACACAATATGTAGTACATTTCAAAGGATGTGTGTTTAATGCTAAAGAAAATATGACTCAAGTGTTTTCTATCAGCTGTTCAGGTGATCTGACTAGACTCTTTGTCTCTGCTAGATGAGAagactccctccttctctccgtcTTTTCCACTGGTATCGGTGTGTTGGCTGATATTCTTAGTCATCATGGCCCTTCGTTTCTACTGTGAGTATTGactcaacatttattttgtcacaTAAACAGGACATATTGTCCTAATTCATATTTAGATGCAGTCCTGTCAGCTTTACAGTTggtctgtaaaataaagtgaggTTGGACTCGGAGCATCAAAAGTTCTAACAACTTTTACATGAAGGCcagctgaactgaaatgatttgtaaTACCATGTTCCACAGTGACAGAACaacagattcttattttgtggcTGATTTGACAGCCGAGACTTTTCTGTGTCCTTCTCTGCAGTTACCTCGCTCATTTCTGACAATATGGCCAAGCTGAGAGAAAAccagacagctgcagcagcagccaatcagaactttctgtgcctcagctcagccaatgacagcttGAGGAGGGTTCTCAGCGATCAGACGGTCCTCATTGGTGacctgagacaaaacaacagcatcctgacttcagaaagtcagcagctgcagatggagaagagcgccttagagagacaagtggagaagctgaggagagagaggactgacCTCAGCTTGACTCGGACTCAGAGGATCCTTGATGCCTACTGCCCCAAAACAGGAGACAAGCAAGGTCATCTGAAAACCACTTCAGCATGATCACAACAATGATATTATGATTGTAGTGATAACactgaaatcacaaatcaataatcatgtttgttgatttgtctgTTATTTCTCTCAGAGAGACGGTGTAATCCTTGTCAGAGGGGCTGGCTTCTCTCCCTGTCCAATTCCAGCTGTTATCTggttaaaacaccaaaaaatgatCATGACTGGAAAACCTGGgaagaagctggagaagactgcaggcagaggaatgcagattTGGTTGTGATAGAAAGTCAACAGGAGCAGGTAaagggaacatgacaggaacagagaggagtgTCTATGTCACAAACTGAGCTTGAAGCACTAAAAAAAAGAGTCCTGAAGTCACAATGTGTCCATTTGAATGTGGTACTGAAACATCTCTGATTATTCATCAGGAATTCATCCGTGAAATCAGCCATGAGTACAGTGACATTAGTTTGTACCGCTACTGGATTGGCTTaccaaagtacaaaaaataCTACGACCATTATTCTTATATTATGTTGCTGGTATATTTTCAATGTACATTGTtctgatgttcagttttttttgttttttttttatcatgtatgAATTGTCAGAGACAGTTGAGGAAGGGGAGGATTCTGTTCATGCACTggaacacactgctgacaaaaatccaaactttTCAGGTAAATTTTTAAAGCcacatgattatgattatgattctATAAAAAAGATGACATTTGGGGTGAAATACAGAGGATGTGTatttaatgtgaaaaaacaaaaattactcACATGAAAGTATTTTCTATAAGCTGTTCAGGTGATCTGACTGGACTCTGTCTCTGCTAGATGAGAAGACtacctccttctctccatcttttccacTGGTATCGGTGTG
The Myripristis murdjan chromosome 16, fMyrMur1.1, whole genome shotgun sequence DNA segment above includes these coding regions:
- the LOC115374325 gene encoding killer cell lectin-like receptor subfamily B member 1B allele A — protein: MEGELNYASIVFKANKPSAYKAKREEETVYDDVKVQGNTADLNTDTQEFLGEKPVRGRHGVQLVACCLGILCVVLVTAIVTLCLYFPAARNDSDAKVVQKLKENNLTSIINNLSSTIMNLKNNISNQTALIERRHNPCQEGWLLSPSNSSCYLVITTNNFNEWKTWEEAGEDCRQRNADLVVIENQQEQEFIQEIGDGPSDSTLYSYWIGLRRTSGVWKWVDGSDLTENYWIYQPLDDTDCAVSVQWSSPKGWIDEKCADKNQWICEMKALSV